The Argentina anserina chromosome 3, drPotAnse1.1, whole genome shotgun sequence genome includes a region encoding these proteins:
- the LOC126788060 gene encoding mitochondrial import inner membrane translocase subunit Tim9: MDKSMISDLDSLPEADKQRMAVMIDQLQVRDSLRMYNSLVERCFNDCVDTFKHKSLQKQEETCVRRCAEKFLKHSMRVGMRFAELNQGAATQD; the protein is encoded by the exons ATGGATAAAAGCATGATAAGTGATCTGGATTCGCTTCCAGAGGCGGATAAGCAAAGAATGGCCGTCATGATCGACCAGCTCCAAGTCCGCGACAG TTTGAGGATGTACAACTCGCTTGTCGAGAGATGCTTCAATGATTGCGTTGACACTTTCAAGCACAAGTCTCTGCAGAAGCAAGAGGAAACTTGTGTTCGGAGATGTGCCGAGAAGTTTCTCAAGCACTCAATGCGCGTTGGCATGAGGTTTGCAGAACTCAACCAGGGCGCTGCAACCCAGGATTAG
- the LOC126788362 gene encoding pentatricopeptide repeat-containing protein At1g07590, mitochondrial — translation MQRLYLVIQRSLVQAKPRTLGLLYFSPTKVTKLSTFNYFLCTQTPNDVSDEASDPKQEEPRSCLSYRIEKLPRGEPVGSAFQSWMGDGFPIHRGDIFHAINRLRKLKSNQRALEVMEWVIRERPYRPKELDYSYLLEFTTKFHGISQGKEFFTRVPQEFQNELLYNNLVIACLDKGAIRLPLECMKKMRELGHPISHLVFNRLIILHSSSKRKKMVPKILAQMKADKVARHASTFNILMKMEASEHNVDGLMKVYSDMKRANVEPNEISYCIIATAYAVARLHTAAEAYVEALEKSATGTNWSTLDVLIMLYGYLGKEKQLEKTWGLVKQLPRVRSKSYVMAIEAFGRIGQLTRAEELWLEMKTVKGLRSTEQFNSIISVYCKHGLIDKASKVFRKIITDGCKPNAITFRHLALGCLKAGLLEESIKTLDLGMDLTMSNVVRNSTPWLETTLLIIEAFADKGDIKNVEKLFEELAKAKYIRYTFVYNTLIKAYVKAKIYDPNLLKRMILGGARPDAETYSLMKLAEQFRT, via the exons ATGCAAAGGCTGTACCTTGTGATACAGCGCAGTTTGGTTCAGGCAAAACCTCGAACACTTGGTCTACTCTACTTTTCTCCCACCAAGGTGACCAAACTCTCCACTTTCAACTATTTCCTATGCACCCAAACACCCAATGACGTTTCAGATGAAGCCTCAGACCCAAAACAAGAGGAACCCAGAAGCTGCTTATCTTACAGAATCGAGAAGCTGCCGAGAGGCGAGCCAGTTGGGTCTGCATTTCAGAGCTGGATGGGCGATGGTTTCCCCATTCACAGAGGTGACATCTTCCACGCCATTAATCGCCTCAGAAAGCTCAAGTCTAATCAACGCGCTCTTGAG GTGATGGAATGGGTGATCAGAGAGAGGCCCTACAGGCCGAAGGAGCTAGACTACTCTTATCTGTTGGAATTTACAACCAAGTTTCATGGGATATCCCAAGGTAAAGAGTTCTTTACGCGTGTTCCTCAGGAGTTTCAGAATGAGCTCCTCTACAACAATCTTGTGATCGCTTGCTTGGACAAAGGAGCAATAAGGCTGCCGCTTGAGTGCATGAAGAAAATGAGGGAATTGGGGCATCCTATCTCACACTTGGTGTTTAATCGGCTCATTATTCTGCATTCATCATCAAAGCGTAAGAAAATGGTACCGAAAATTCTTGCTCAAATGAAGGCTGATAAAGTGGCTAGACATGCTTCGACATTTAACATTCTGATGAAAATGGAAGCCAGCGAACACAATGTTGATGGTTTGATGAAGGTATACTCGGATATGAAGCGAGCGAATGTTGAGCCGAATGAAATTTCTTACTGCATCATAGCTACTGCTTATGCAGTGGCGAGGCTACATACGGCTGCTGAAGCTTATGTTGAAGCCTTGGAGAAGTCAGCTACAGGTACAAACTGGTCAACACTAGATGTTCTAATAATGTTATATGGGTATTTGGGGAAGGAGAAGCAGCTAGAGAAAACTTGGGGCTTAGTGAAGCAGCTACCCCGTGTGAGGTCTAAGAGTTATGTGATGGCAATTGAAGCATTTGGTAGGATTGGCCAACTCACCCGAGCTGAAGAACTCTGGTTAGAGATGAAAACAGTAAAAGGGTTGAGATCCACCGAGCAATTTAACTCTATTATATCTGTATATTGCAAGCATGGGCTGATCGATAAAGCATCTAAAgttttcagaaaaataattaCAGATGGATGCAAACCAAATGCCATTACTTTTAGGCATCTTGCTTTGGGTTGCTTAAAAGCAGGATTACTAGAGGAATCCATTAAGACTCTGGACTTAGGGATGGACTTGACGATGTCCAATGTGGTCAGGAATTCAACCCCATGGTTGGAGACCACTCTTTTGATAATTGAGGCTTTTGCAGACAAGGGTGATATAAAGAACGTTGAGAAATTGTTTGAGGAATTAGCTAAAGCCAAGTATATAAGATACACTTTTGTATACAACACTTTGATTAAGGCTTATGTGAAGGCCAAAATTTATGATCCAAATCTTTTGAAGAGGATGATTCTAGGAGGCGCACGGCCAGATGCTGAAACCTATAGTCTGATGAAACTTGCTGAGCAGTTTCGGACTTGA
- the LOC126788059 gene encoding CAX-interacting protein 4, translating into MPATAGRVRMPANNRVHSSAALQTHGIWQSAIGYDPYAPTKDKDEPRGTSQVNFPSSEPDAENPYASFQGLLALARITGSSTADEARGACKKCGRVGHLSFQCRNFLSVKEDREKDLDAINADVASELSKLRGKLGKGRNVGETDSDEEDEDSEDSDEDYNSEIERLIAQRSGVKSVRRVKSKRKTAESDADESDTDSGKRKKRGRSKKRRSSKRKHDETDDSEEDRKKRRKEKRKKRDESSDEDGERRRRHRKSRKEKRRRRSHRYSDDSESDASEDRHRGRRSRRAATPSDSDASGSDDARVGRGRKRS; encoded by the coding sequence ATGCCGGCGACCGCAGGAAGGGTTCGCATGCCGGCGAACAACAGGGTACACAGTAGTGCCGCCCTTCAAACCCACGGCATATGGCAGAGCGCTATTGGATACGATCCCTATGCACCCACCAAAGACAAAGATGAACCTAGGGGCACTTCTCAGGTGAATTTTCCGAGCTCGGAACCAGATGCGGAGAATCCCTATGCTAGTTTCCAGGGCCTTCTTGCGCTTGCCCGTATAACGGGCTCGTCGACTGCTGATGAGGCTCGCGGGGCGTGTAAGAAGTGCGGCCGTGTTGGGCATCTCAGTTTTCAGTGCAGGAATTTTTTGAGTGTGAAGGAGGATAGGGAGAAGGATCTGGATGCTATTAATGCTGATGTTGCTTCCGAGTTGAGTAAGCTGAGGGGGAAGCTGGGGAAGGGGAGAAATGTGGGGGAGACGGATAGTGATGAGGAGGATGAGGACAGTGAGGATTCGGATGAGGACTATAATTCCGAGATTGAGAGGCTGATTGCACAGAGGAGTGGGGTGAAGAGTGTCAGAAGGGTGAAGTCGAAGAGGAAGACTGCTGAGTCGGATGCTGATGAGTCCGATACGGATTcagggaagaggaagaagagaggaaggTCGAAGAAGAGGAGAAGCAGCAAGAGGAAACATGATGAAACAGATGACTCGGAAGAAGataggaagaagaggaggaaggagAAACGGAAGAAGAGGGATGAGTCATCGGATGAGGATGGTGAACGACGTCGGCGACACAGGAAAAGTAGGAAGGAgaaaaggaggaggagaagtcATCGGTATTCTGATGATTCTGAGTCTGATGCATCTGAAGATAGGCACCGCGGTCGGAGGAGCAGAAGGGCAGCAACACCATCTGATTCTGATGCAAGTGGCTCTGATGATGCACGGGTAGGAAGGGGCAGGAAACGATCTTAG
- the LOC126786514 gene encoding outer envelope pore protein 16, chloroplastic, translating into MPRSGFSGSLSGPKVDVTIDMGNPLLNVTVDGFLKIGTVAATRAAAEDAYHAVKKGSISSHDFEHTLKKMCKEGAYWGTVAGVYVGAEYGVERIRGRRDWKNAMIGGAVTGAVISAATSNNKDKILVDAITGGAIATAAEFINYLI; encoded by the exons ATGCCTAGAAGCGGGTTTTCAGGGTCTCTTTCCGGGCCGAAGGTTGATGTGACCATTGACATGGGTAACCCATTGCTCAATGTCACCGTCGATGGTTTCTTAAAGATCGGAACC GTTGCAGCTACCAGAGCTGCTGCAGAGGATGCTTACCATGCCGTCAAGAAAG GGAGCATTTCAAGTCACGACTTTGAGCACACT TTGAAGAAGATGTGTAAAGAAGGTGCATATTGGG GAACTGTTGCTGGAGTTTATGTGGGAGCAGAGTATGGTGTAGAGAGGATTCGTGGCAGAAGAGACTGG AAGAATGCCATGATTGGGGGTGCAGTGACAGGAGCTGTAATATCTGCAGCCACCAGCAATAACAAGGACAAGATTCTGGTCGATGCAATCACAGGTGGTGCCATTGCAACTGCTGCAGAATTCATCAACTATCTCATCTGA